A genomic window from Algoriphagus sp. Y33 includes:
- a CDS encoding ATP-dependent DNA helicase RecQ, with amino-acid sequence MLIRATEILHQIFGHADFRPVQKEIIESVLAGKDTLALLPTGGGKSLCYQIPALAQEGICLVVSPLIALMKDQVDTLKSKGIKAAAIYSGMSYREIDRTLDNCIYGDYKFLYVSPERLKAELFVERFRQMKINLIAVDEAHCISQWGYDFRPPYLEIALIRPYHLKVPVLALTASATPQVCVDIMERLEMKKAAGFRQSFARKNLSYSVRHVENKLEKGLEILSRIDGTAIWYVRNRQSTHQIAKALGQLGIAASAYHAGLSMQERSQRQEAWMNNEVRVMVSTNAFGMGIDKPNVRVVIHNELPENLENYYQEAGRAGRDGEKAYGVLLANKQDFETVLTRAELVYPKLDFVRRVYQCLANYYRIAVGSNMLSSFDFEWNEFANTYELGVLESFYALKLLEEEGFIGLSESYYSPSKIHFTVDPSRLYEIQIAYAKLDPVVKIIMRTYGGNVFSEYIKIQESKLAKSLNIYENELIKLLKQLEQLEVMVYDQRKDKPQITFLTPRYDAGKLPLNFRRIELRRALTLEKAQSMVRYGQQSQLCRTQFIQEYFGENTDEQCGVCDVCIMQRKANNPEKAENRLRNKIIETLTTSGELTEKQIFDSIRLPSSEKNLRMLRLMQDQGYITLLPSGNYAITAHE; translated from the coding sequence ATGCTTATTAGGGCTACAGAAATCCTCCATCAAATCTTTGGGCATGCTGATTTTAGGCCTGTACAGAAAGAAATAATCGAGTCAGTCTTGGCTGGGAAGGACACGCTTGCGCTATTGCCTACGGGCGGAGGTAAGTCCCTATGCTACCAAATTCCAGCTCTGGCTCAAGAGGGGATTTGTCTGGTAGTGAGTCCACTTATTGCTTTGATGAAAGATCAGGTGGATACGTTAAAGTCAAAAGGCATCAAAGCTGCTGCGATCTATTCGGGGATGAGCTACCGGGAGATTGACCGCACCCTGGATAATTGCATCTACGGAGACTATAAATTCCTATACGTCTCCCCCGAGCGGTTGAAGGCCGAACTTTTTGTGGAGCGTTTTCGGCAGATGAAAATCAATTTGATAGCGGTGGATGAGGCACATTGTATTTCTCAGTGGGGGTATGATTTTCGTCCTCCTTATTTGGAGATCGCCCTGATTCGTCCATATCATTTGAAAGTCCCTGTTTTGGCATTGACAGCCTCCGCAACGCCGCAGGTCTGTGTGGATATTATGGAGAGGCTTGAGATGAAAAAGGCCGCCGGGTTCCGTCAGAGTTTCGCCAGGAAAAATCTAAGTTACAGCGTGCGTCATGTGGAAAACAAACTTGAGAAGGGGCTGGAGATACTCAGTAGGATCGATGGGACTGCGATCTGGTACGTGAGAAATCGGCAGAGCACACATCAAATAGCCAAAGCATTGGGACAACTGGGGATAGCTGCTTCTGCTTATCATGCAGGCTTGTCCATGCAAGAGCGTTCCCAGCGCCAGGAGGCCTGGATGAACAATGAAGTGCGTGTGATGGTGAGCACGAATGCTTTTGGGATGGGGATTGACAAGCCGAATGTTCGGGTGGTGATTCACAATGAATTGCCTGAGAATTTAGAGAATTATTATCAGGAAGCCGGGCGTGCAGGTCGGGATGGAGAGAAGGCTTATGGAGTGCTATTGGCAAATAAGCAGGATTTTGAAACTGTTTTGACGCGTGCAGAGTTGGTTTATCCAAAGCTGGATTTTGTAAGGCGAGTATACCAATGTCTAGCCAACTACTACAGAATAGCGGTCGGCAGCAATATGCTGAGCAGTTTTGATTTTGAATGGAACGAATTTGCAAATACCTACGAATTGGGAGTGCTGGAGTCGTTTTATGCATTGAAATTGTTGGAGGAAGAAGGTTTTATAGGATTGAGTGAAAGTTATTATTCTCCTTCCAAAATTCATTTTACTGTGGATCCTTCCCGACTGTATGAGATTCAGATTGCTTACGCAAAGCTGGATCCTGTAGTGAAAATCATCATGCGGACCTATGGAGGGAATGTTTTTTCGGAATACATCAAGATACAGGAAAGTAAACTTGCCAAATCCCTGAACATCTATGAAAACGAACTGATCAAATTACTGAAGCAACTGGAGCAGTTGGAAGTGATGGTGTATGATCAGCGCAAGGATAAGCCCCAGATTACCTTTTTGACACCACGATACGATGCAGGAAAACTGCCTCTTAATTTTAGACGGATAGAACTTCGAAGGGCGTTGACACTTGAAAAGGCCCAAAGTATGGTAAGGTACGGGCAGCAATCCCAGCTATGCCGCACCCAGTTTATCCAGGAGTATTTCGGGGAAAATACAGATGAACAATGTGGCGTTTGTGATGTCTGTATCATGCAACGCAAAGCAAATAACCCGGAAAAGGCAGAAAATAGGCTTAGAAATAAGATTATCGAAACTTTAACCACTTCGGGTGAGTTGACAGAGAAGCAGATTTTCGATAGCATTAGATTACCTTCTTCTGAAAAAAACCTTCGGATGTTACGCTTAATGCAGGATCAGGGATATATTACACTTCTGCCTTCAGGCAACTACGCAATTACAGCCCATGAATAA